One stretch of Microvirga lotononidis DNA includes these proteins:
- a CDS encoding YncE family protein, with amino-acid sequence MLQRIRLDPMALCLMALLLCAPHGTTAQSATEPAAIDVLPGMPSVINPSNLYSEASAGQLNPATGSALPRVYVPNVKSGIVDVIDPETFKVVSRFKAGHNPQHVVPSWDLRTLWVAGSAEKRHGRGSLLPIDPVSGQPGRPIPVPDAYNMYFTPDGRSAIVVAEAYRRLEFRDPKTMALQHSLPVPQCAGINHADFSIDGRYVIFTCEFGGSLVKIDLVRDAVVGFLRLSKGGMPQDIRISPDGNVFYVADMLADGVFLVDGASLTEVGFIPTGLGTHGLYPSRDGTKLYVTNRGSHRPGGPPHGPGSVSVIDFAVRKVETTWPIPGGGSPDMGNVSADGRKLWLSGRYDGVVYAIDTATGEMTSVHVGQSPHGLTVWPQPGRYSLGHTGNMR; translated from the coding sequence ATGTTGCAGCGGATCCGATTAGATCCCATGGCCTTGTGCCTGATGGCACTCCTGCTCTGTGCGCCGCACGGAACAACGGCCCAGAGCGCGACGGAACCCGCCGCCATCGACGTCCTTCCCGGGATGCCGTCGGTCATCAATCCCTCCAATCTCTACAGTGAAGCTTCTGCCGGGCAACTGAACCCGGCCACCGGATCGGCTTTGCCGAGGGTCTATGTGCCCAATGTAAAATCCGGCATCGTGGATGTCATCGATCCAGAGACCTTCAAGGTCGTGAGCCGTTTCAAGGCGGGACATAACCCACAGCATGTGGTGCCGTCCTGGGATCTCAGGACCTTATGGGTGGCGGGTAGCGCGGAAAAGCGACACGGGCGGGGCAGCCTCCTGCCGATCGATCCCGTCAGCGGCCAGCCTGGTCGCCCGATCCCGGTGCCCGATGCGTACAACATGTACTTCACGCCGGATGGCCGCTCGGCCATCGTCGTAGCCGAGGCCTATCGCCGACTCGAATTTCGCGATCCGAAAACGATGGCGCTGCAGCACAGCCTGCCGGTTCCGCAATGCGCGGGGATCAACCATGCCGATTTCTCCATCGATGGGCGCTACGTCATTTTCACCTGCGAGTTCGGCGGCAGCCTCGTCAAGATCGATCTGGTTAGGGATGCCGTCGTCGGGTTCCTCCGGCTCTCGAAAGGCGGCATGCCCCAGGACATTCGGATATCGCCGGACGGCAATGTCTTCTACGTAGCCGATATGCTGGCCGACGGGGTGTTCCTGGTGGATGGCGCCTCTCTGACCGAGGTCGGGTTCATTCCCACAGGCCTTGGCACGCACGGTCTCTATCCCAGTCGAGACGGCACGAAGCTCTACGTAACAAACCGCGGCTCCCATAGGCCCGGTGGCCCGCCACACGGCCCGGGAAGCGTTTCTGTGATCGACTTTGCGGTGCGCAAAGTCGAGACGACATGGCCGATCCCTGGTGGCGGCAGTCCCGACATGGGTAATGTCAGTGCGGACGGAAGAAAGCTCTGGCTGTCTGGCCGCTACGACGGCGTGGTTTATGCGATTGACACCGCAACCGGCGAGATGACGAGCGTACACGTTGGCCAGAGCCCGCATGGCCTTACCGTCTGGCCCCAGCCCGGGCGCTATTCGCTCGGGCATACGGGGAACATGCGCTGA
- a CDS encoding autotransporter outer membrane beta-barrel domain-containing protein, giving the protein MFNPGSIYQVSVNSSGSDLLRANGAAALNDGTVRVLAETGSYQPSTTYTILTAAGGVSGSFAGVSSNFAYLEPSLRYSANDVHLTLARKTEPQPEPPTPEPEPPTSQPERPAPPRPDPKPLPFHWVSVTPNQYNVANAVEALGSGNAVFDAIIGQSVSGARQAFVALSSEAHASVGTMAIGSASLVQNTLMSRMRGETMSSFAQVQGAYAADARGVAPEPVAIDLSTLDQRRFALWGDGFGSWGRSRSNGDAAGLDASTGGFILGADALVSDTLRLGVAGGFTRTSFDVDGRLSSGSNETVFGALYGSASWGRIRLRLGASYARHDIDTQRQVQFPGFRDQLGASYGGWTAHAFGELGYRVDLNGAQVEPFIGASVLRLHTDAFQEKGGAAALTGYARDQDLATTTLGLRAEARLSDTVPLIVRGLVGWRHAYGDVEPEALLAFSGGASAFTAAGTPIDRNALVVEAGLDWWIAPDMTLGVAYAGQIESHAQEHALKGSFTWRF; this is encoded by the coding sequence GTGTTCAACCCCGGCTCGATCTATCAGGTGAGTGTCAATTCGTCCGGCAGCGACCTTCTGCGGGCCAATGGCGCGGCTGCTCTCAACGACGGCACCGTGCGGGTGCTGGCGGAGACTGGCAGTTACCAACCTTCTACCACCTACACCATTCTGACCGCCGCCGGAGGCGTGAGCGGCAGCTTTGCCGGCGTGAGTTCCAACTTCGCCTATCTCGAGCCATCATTGCGCTACAGCGCCAATGATGTGCACCTGACACTCGCGCGCAAGACCGAGCCGCAGCCGGAACCTCCAACGCCTGAGCCGGAGCCTCCGACGTCTCAGCCTGAGCGGCCAGCACCGCCGCGTCCGGATCCGAAGCCTCTCCCCTTCCATTGGGTGAGCGTGACGCCCAACCAGTACAACGTGGCCAACGCCGTGGAGGCGCTGGGCTCAGGAAACGCGGTTTTTGACGCCATTATTGGTCAAAGCGTATCGGGAGCCAGGCAAGCGTTCGTTGCCTTGTCGAGCGAGGCGCACGCGTCCGTCGGTACAATGGCGATTGGTAGCGCCAGCTTGGTGCAGAACACCCTGATGAGCCGAATGCGGGGCGAGACGATGTCCAGCTTTGCTCAAGTGCAGGGCGCCTATGCAGCCGATGCGCGTGGCGTCGCACCCGAGCCGGTGGCGATCGACCTGTCTACGCTCGATCAACGGCGCTTTGCTCTGTGGGGCGATGGCTTCGGCTCCTGGGGGCGCTCCCGCTCCAACGGCGATGCCGCCGGCCTCGACGCATCCACGGGCGGGTTCATCCTCGGTGCCGACGCTCTGGTGTCCGACACTTTACGGCTCGGCGTGGCGGGCGGCTTCACCCGCACCAGCTTCGATGTGGACGGCCGTCTCTCTTCGGGCTCGAACGAGACCGTGTTCGGCGCACTCTACGGGTCGGCCTCCTGGGGCCGGATCCGCCTGCGTCTGGGGGCGTCCTATGCGCGGCACGACATCGACACCCAGCGGCAGGTGCAGTTCCCCGGCTTCCGCGATCAGCTCGGCGCCTCCTATGGCGGCTGGACGGCGCATGCTTTCGGCGAGTTGGGCTACCGCGTCGATCTGAACGGCGCGCAGGTGGAGCCGTTCATCGGTGCCTCGGTCCTGCGGCTGCACACCGATGCCTTCCAGGAGAAGGGTGGGGCCGCGGCGCTTACGGGCTATGCGCGGGATCAGGATCTGGCCACCACCACGCTGGGCCTGCGGGCCGAAGCCCGTTTGAGCGACACGGTCCCGCTGATCGTGCGTGGTCTCGTCGGCTGGCGCCATGCCTATGGCGATGTCGAGCCAGAAGCGCTGCTCGCCTTCAGCGGCGGCGCAAGTGCTTTCACGGCGGCGGGAACGCCGATCGACCGTAATGCGCTGGTGGTGGAGGCCGGCCTCGACTGGTGGATTGCCCCGGACATGACGCTCGGCGTGGCCTATGCCGGGCAGATCGAATCGCACGCCCAGGAGCACGCCCTCAAGGGCAGCTTCACCTGGAGATTTTGA
- a CDS encoding glycosyltransferase family 2 protein produces MLVLDQSLSSLAGVAIVVGLALLLLPLATPKSAWMRVLLLGLTTVLGWRYMIWRITETVPPAVDGLTFDVIAGWTFVAIEALALVSSTSAYLFLTRRKDRHEEASRNIAWWGGDPPRVDLYIATYNEELEVLERTLAGAQASDYPNLRVFVLDDGRREWLTDVCRRYGAEHRTRPTNEHAKAGNINYTLTQRMKDADAPDFVAVLDADFVPHRNFVRRVVALFHDPKVGLVQTPQHFFNPDPIQHNLYIASAYPDEQRFFFEHLEPARDAWGIAVCCGTSSMVRVSALREIGGLPTQSVTEDFLLTIRLDSHGYRTVYLNEALTEGLAPEGLHEYVVQRGRWCLGMMEIVRNVYNPFGANGLRFMQRLSLVDSLLFWTTTFPFRLIALIGPLLYWYFGIIVVNASLTDITSYYLPYYAAVLITLNWISHGMIWPVLNDVSQLIAAWPITRAATMGLLTKGPHKFRVTAKGGDRTKTIVQWPMMRPFALLFGLTLLGILLPLVFPDHFGHVAKAGDGIRIILFWTIYNLVVLAITMLVCVERPRVNRPQRENVELATISVGSQRLPSWVLELGVDHARIRGLSGLTVGALGTIALADVGDVAIRISNETNDGYRLSLRPSPEQRDGILRKLHTADARPGTGRGDLPEMIRGWMRGLASR; encoded by the coding sequence ATGCTCGTCCTTGACCAATCCCTGTCGAGCCTGGCAGGCGTCGCCATCGTCGTGGGCCTTGCCTTGCTGCTGCTGCCGCTCGCGACGCCGAAAAGCGCCTGGATGCGCGTCCTCTTGCTCGGCCTGACGACCGTGCTGGGCTGGCGCTATATGATCTGGCGCATCACGGAAACAGTTCCGCCGGCGGTCGACGGGCTCACCTTCGACGTCATCGCCGGATGGACTTTCGTCGCAATCGAAGCCCTGGCTCTTGTATCTTCGACGTCTGCCTATCTGTTCCTCACGCGTCGTAAGGACAGACACGAGGAGGCAAGCCGGAACATTGCCTGGTGGGGGGGAGACCCGCCCCGCGTCGATCTTTACATTGCGACCTACAACGAGGAGCTGGAGGTTCTCGAACGCACCCTCGCCGGTGCGCAGGCGAGCGACTATCCGAACCTGCGCGTCTTCGTGCTCGACGATGGGCGAAGGGAATGGCTGACCGATGTGTGCCGCCGCTACGGTGCCGAGCACAGGACGCGACCCACCAACGAGCACGCGAAGGCCGGCAACATCAACTACACGCTGACACAGCGCATGAAAGACGCGGACGCGCCCGACTTCGTCGCCGTTCTCGATGCAGATTTCGTCCCGCACCGCAACTTCGTACGCCGGGTCGTTGCCCTGTTCCACGATCCGAAAGTCGGCCTCGTTCAGACGCCGCAGCATTTCTTCAATCCCGATCCGATCCAGCATAATCTCTACATCGCCTCCGCCTATCCAGACGAGCAACGCTTCTTCTTCGAGCATCTGGAACCTGCACGCGACGCATGGGGTATCGCCGTATGCTGCGGAACCTCCTCGATGGTGCGCGTCTCGGCTCTGCGCGAGATCGGCGGACTTCCGACGCAAAGCGTGACGGAAGACTTCCTGCTGACCATCCGCCTCGACAGCCATGGCTATCGCACTGTCTATCTCAACGAAGCGCTCACCGAAGGTCTCGCCCCGGAGGGGCTGCATGAATATGTGGTGCAGCGCGGTCGGTGGTGCCTGGGCATGATGGAGATCGTCCGCAACGTCTACAATCCCTTCGGGGCCAATGGCTTGCGCTTCATGCAGCGCCTGAGCCTCGTCGACTCCCTATTGTTCTGGACGACAACCTTTCCGTTTCGTCTCATCGCTCTCATCGGCCCGCTGCTCTACTGGTATTTCGGCATCATCGTCGTGAATGCCTCGCTGACGGACATCACCTCGTACTATCTACCGTATTATGCGGCCGTTCTGATCACGTTGAACTGGATCTCCCACGGAATGATCTGGCCTGTGCTCAACGACGTGTCCCAGCTCATTGCCGCGTGGCCCATTACGCGTGCGGCAACCATGGGTTTGTTGACCAAAGGACCGCATAAGTTCCGCGTGACGGCAAAGGGTGGCGACCGGACGAAGACGATCGTGCAATGGCCGATGATGAGGCCCTTCGCGCTCCTTTTTGGCCTGACCCTCCTGGGGATACTCCTGCCCCTGGTCTTTCCGGATCATTTCGGCCATGTGGCCAAGGCCGGTGATGGTATCAGGATCATCCTGTTCTGGACGATCTACAATCTGGTCGTGCTCGCCATCACCATGCTGGTCTGCGTCGAGAGACCTCGCGTCAACCGGCCCCAACGCGAGAATGTCGAACTCGCCACGATCTCTGTCGGTTCGCAACGATTGCCTTCGTGGGTCCTGGAACTCGGTGTGGACCATGCCCGCATCCGCGGATTGTCGGGGCTGACGGTAGGCGCTCTTGGAACGATCGCACTTGCGGATGTCGGCGATGTCGCCATCCGTATTTCGAACGAGACGAACGACGGCTATCGCTTGTCCCTGCGGCCGTCTCCGGAACAGCGGGACGGGATTCTGCGCAAGCTCCACACGGCCGATGCCAGGCCGGGAACCGGGCGGGGGGATCTTCCTGAGATGATCAGAGGCTGGATGCGCGGCCTCGCGTCGCGGTAG
- a CDS encoding cache domain-containing protein, with protein sequence MRIGIKTLVFVIGALLMLVPAVVAGAMFTNAIQRRAEVANSARLGLLGEIVADQLGRRMHELWQDVEGMARVIRLADPEEVRRQFTLLSQVDRRYTWIGVADVQGNVIAASQGLLEGASVAERPWFRRGLNGPAAVDVHEAVLLAKLLPATREPRRFLDFSAPIRNEQGAVIGVIGAHFDWNMIRDIIQGVRGQGVDALLVSRDRVVLSGPPELQETRLSQSSAVAAGQGTSIALRERWPDSKDYMAAVIPSIQFKDMPSFGWSLIVRANLNTVLDPTRAIAQAFWLLLGAGALVGLILLYLFSAWLAKPLRRLVATTEALASGHTNQPPHDETRYEEAARLSAALVRLQTFSVRPYQPSRAEKGQPSTLAP encoded by the coding sequence ATGCGCATTGGGATCAAGACACTTGTATTTGTCATCGGCGCCTTGCTCATGCTCGTGCCCGCTGTCGTGGCCGGCGCCATGTTCACGAACGCGATCCAGCGCCGCGCGGAGGTTGCCAACAGCGCCCGCCTGGGGCTTCTTGGCGAGATCGTTGCCGACCAGCTCGGACGGCGCATGCACGAGCTCTGGCAGGACGTCGAAGGGATGGCCCGCGTCATTCGTCTGGCGGACCCCGAGGAGGTCCGCCGCCAGTTCACGCTGTTGAGCCAAGTGGATCGCCGTTATACCTGGATCGGTGTCGCCGACGTGCAAGGAAATGTGATTGCCGCCTCGCAGGGCCTACTGGAAGGAGCAAGCGTTGCGGAGAGGCCGTGGTTCCGCCGAGGTCTCAACGGCCCTGCCGCCGTCGATGTACATGAAGCGGTACTTCTGGCGAAGCTTCTCCCCGCGACCCGAGAGCCGCGCCGCTTTCTCGACTTCTCTGCCCCGATAAGGAACGAACAAGGCGCGGTGATCGGCGTCATCGGAGCGCATTTCGATTGGAACATGATCAGGGACATCATCCAGGGCGTGAGAGGGCAGGGGGTGGATGCTCTTCTCGTCTCCCGCGATCGTGTCGTCCTCTCAGGCCCTCCCGAGCTTCAGGAGACCAGGTTGTCCCAGAGTTCTGCTGTCGCCGCCGGCCAGGGAACATCCATCGCGCTTCGCGAAAGATGGCCGGACTCCAAGGATTACATGGCGGCGGTCATTCCCTCGATCCAGTTCAAAGACATGCCCAGCTTCGGGTGGAGCCTCATCGTGCGTGCGAACCTGAATACGGTGCTCGATCCCACGCGCGCCATCGCGCAGGCCTTCTGGTTGCTTCTCGGCGCCGGTGCACTGGTGGGTCTGATCCTGCTTTACCTGTTCTCGGCGTGGCTCGCCAAACCCCTCCGCCGGCTGGTCGCGACCACGGAGGCGCTCGCCAGCGGCCACACCAACCAGCCGCCCCACGATGAGACACGCTACGAGGAGGCAGCCCGTCTGAGCGCGGCTCTCGTGCGTCTTCAGACGTTCTCGGTCAGACCCTACCAACCGTCTCGTGCCGAGAAGGGGCAGCCATCGACGCTCGCGCCTTGA
- a CDS encoding Fur family transcriptional regulator, protein MMPLFKQDADPDVDELERMAEQRCMKENFEFTSLRRRVFREIALRGGAIGAYDIASYISTEGRRVNAASVYRALDFLVESGLVRRIKSSRAFALADLTAQPKRDETSISFVCRKSGTVREIQSPLVAMILQEAGKSVGFKDLSTLIEVEGVFAPAELG, encoded by the coding sequence ATGATGCCGCTCTTTAAACAGGACGCCGATCCAGATGTTGACGAACTCGAGCGGATGGCCGAACAGCGTTGCATGAAAGAGAACTTCGAGTTCACCTCTCTAAGGCGTCGCGTGTTTCGCGAGATTGCGCTGCGTGGCGGGGCAATCGGCGCCTATGATATCGCCTCTTACATCAGCACCGAGGGACGTCGGGTAAATGCCGCTTCTGTTTACAGGGCTCTCGACTTTCTCGTGGAGTCCGGTCTCGTACGCCGGATCAAGTCGAGTCGCGCATTTGCATTGGCCGATTTGACGGCACAACCAAAGAGAGATGAAACGAGCATATCGTTTGTCTGCCGAAAATCAGGCACCGTCAGAGAGATCCAGTCACCTCTGGTGGCGATGATCCTTCAAGAGGCGGGAAAATCGGTGGGCTTCAAGGATCTCAGCACTCTCATCGAGGTCGAGGGGGTTTTTGCTCCTGCAGAGTTGGGTTGA
- a CDS encoding amidohydrolase, with translation MSADATKRAPAQQSWLDLSDELLAELEEMYKDIHAHPELSMQETRTAGLSAAWLRRHGYEVTEGIGGTGVVGLLRNGEGATVLLRADMDALPIEESTGLSYASRESGIDRFGQSTAIAHSCGHDMHVAWLMGATRILSENRDRWHGTVIAVFQPGEETAQGARAMIEDGMVKRFPKPDVTLGQHVMPLSAGQIGWRKGTMLSAGDSWEVTLYGRGAHGSMPQKSIDPVVMAAAAVMRLQTVVSREVAMTDSAVVTVGTLRAGMSENVIPDRALLRLNVRTFKDQVRTRALAAIRRILDAEAAASGASKPPDYTVLSEYPRTQNDEAAMDRVVAALGHHFGSNRIHEIEPATASEDFSLFGAAWDVPVVFWVIGGIDPDRYRAAEQAGTLDAIPANHAPDFAPVIHPTLRTGVEAMLAAAGAWLISETASSPVA, from the coding sequence ATGAGCGCAGATGCCACGAAGAGAGCCCCAGCACAGCAGTCCTGGCTTGATCTATCGGATGAGCTGCTGGCCGAGCTCGAGGAGATGTACAAGGATATCCACGCCCATCCCGAACTCTCGATGCAGGAGACGCGGACCGCCGGCCTCTCCGCCGCTTGGCTGCGCCGGCACGGCTACGAGGTCACCGAGGGAATCGGGGGGACGGGAGTCGTGGGGCTTCTGAGGAACGGCGAGGGAGCAACGGTGCTGCTGCGCGCCGATATGGACGCGCTGCCGATCGAGGAAAGCACAGGCTTGTCCTATGCCAGTCGGGAAAGCGGCATTGACCGTTTCGGCCAATCCACGGCCATCGCCCATTCCTGTGGCCACGACATGCACGTGGCGTGGCTGATGGGCGCGACACGGATCCTCTCCGAGAACCGCGACCGCTGGCACGGCACCGTGATCGCCGTGTTCCAACCGGGCGAAGAGACCGCCCAGGGCGCCCGCGCGATGATCGAGGATGGAATGGTCAAGCGCTTCCCGAAGCCAGACGTGACGCTCGGCCAGCACGTGATGCCGCTCAGCGCCGGGCAGATCGGCTGGCGCAAGGGCACCATGCTCTCGGCCGGAGACAGTTGGGAGGTGACGCTGTATGGCCGCGGCGCGCACGGATCGATGCCGCAGAAGAGCATCGATCCTGTCGTGATGGCCGCCGCCGCGGTCATGCGTCTCCAGACGGTGGTGTCGCGGGAGGTCGCGATGACCGATAGTGCCGTGGTCACCGTCGGCACTCTGCGGGCAGGCATGAGCGAGAATGTGATCCCTGATCGCGCCCTGCTGCGGCTCAACGTTCGCACCTTCAAGGATCAGGTCCGCACCCGGGCCCTCGCCGCGATCCGCCGGATACTGGATGCGGAAGCCGCCGCTTCAGGAGCATCGAAACCGCCCGACTACACGGTGCTCAGCGAGTACCCACGGACTCAGAACGACGAGGCCGCCATGGACCGTGTGGTCGCAGCCCTGGGACATCATTTCGGCTCAAATCGGATCCATGAGATCGAGCCGGCGACCGCCAGCGAAGACTTCAGCCTGTTCGGGGCGGCTTGGGACGTGCCAGTGGTGTTCTGGGTCATAGGCGGTATCGACCCGGACCGCTACCGCGCGGCCGAGCAGGCCGGCACCCTGGACGCGATCCCGGCCAACCATGCCCCGGACTTCGCGCCGGTGATCCACCCCACCCTGCGGACCGGCGTCGAGGCGATGCTCGCGGCCGCGGGCGCCTGGCTGATATCCGAGACGGCTTCGTCGCCAGTGGCCTGA
- a CDS encoding Dps family protein produces the protein MSKAPSSRKSTRTKGATNIVAERKSRPLPRLETPTFLSSQATDEIAAALTALLADSFALYLKTKNFHWHVSGPHFRDYHLMFDEQAAEIFAMSDPLAERARKVGGTTLRSIGHIGRLQRLLDNDAGYVEPADMLAELMEDNKQLAAFMRQTHDLCDEYDDVATESLLEEFIDQTEKRVWFLFEASRGMQTSGH, from the coding sequence ATGTCCAAGGCTCCCTCATCACGGAAATCCACCAGGACAAAGGGCGCGACCAACATCGTCGCCGAGCGCAAGAGCCGTCCCTTGCCCCGGCTTGAGACCCCAACCTTCCTGTCATCGCAAGCTACCGACGAGATTGCAGCGGCGCTGACCGCACTTCTTGCGGATAGCTTTGCGCTTTATCTCAAGACCAAGAACTTCCACTGGCATGTCAGCGGGCCTCACTTCCGCGATTATCACTTGATGTTCGATGAACAGGCGGCCGAGATCTTCGCCATGAGCGACCCCTTGGCGGAGCGGGCCCGCAAGGTCGGCGGAACCACCCTGCGCTCGATCGGCCATATCGGGCGTCTGCAACGGCTTCTCGACAACGATGCCGGCTATGTCGAACCTGCCGATATGCTCGCCGAGCTGATGGAGGACAACAAGCAGTTGGCTGCCTTCATGCGGCAGACGCACGACCTGTGCGACGAATACGACGACGTCGCGACCGAGAGCCTGCTCGAGGAGTTCATCGACCAGACCGAAAAGCGCGTCTGGTTTCTGTTCGAAGCCAGTCGTGGAATGCAAACCTCCGGGCACTGA
- a CDS encoding HlyD family secretion protein, with protein MKFVRIFLGAILLLGGLYVVVGEYLSGTSADAAINARTTVLRAPIQGLAEFSVRSIGARVSPEEAVVRITDNQFDDARLIDLERTRSTLEADLTRLRAQTLAVDEARKVLDAQAKSYQEGRVRQIRSRIADAQTAVNSAEARFREADSALDRTRELNSRGVQTAITLDRAQAQYDVAKQDIASARERITYLTAELSSAQNGVFIGDSYNDAPFSIQRIREFDLRLAELKAEADNVGSRLKVVSEQIAAERVRVNRLTSAELSVQNPGIVWNFLVSSGEHVNQGQDLVRFVDCSAVMVTASVSERVYSSLRIGMPAQFRLIGDDRVMQGTITRLGGSGAAGLYSTLAIGPSPEHLTRFDVALSIPELAGDPDLSCAVGRTGRVVFMGGPLADIRQRLADFGL; from the coding sequence ATGAAATTCGTTCGTATCTTCTTGGGGGCCATCCTGCTCCTCGGAGGGCTCTATGTGGTCGTCGGCGAGTACCTTTCCGGGACCAGCGCCGATGCCGCGATCAATGCCCGAACCACGGTGCTCCGGGCGCCGATTCAAGGGCTGGCGGAGTTCTCGGTGCGCAGCATCGGCGCGCGGGTCTCGCCTGAAGAGGCAGTGGTGCGCATCACCGACAACCAGTTCGACGACGCCCGCCTGATCGACCTGGAACGCACGCGCTCCACCCTTGAGGCGGATCTCACTCGGCTGCGAGCCCAGACCCTTGCCGTCGACGAGGCCCGCAAGGTCTTGGATGCCCAAGCCAAAAGCTATCAGGAAGGCCGGGTGCGCCAGATCCGATCCCGCATCGCCGACGCGCAGACCGCGGTGAATTCCGCGGAGGCTCGGTTCCGCGAGGCGGACAGCGCCCTGGACCGAACCCGCGAACTCAACTCACGCGGCGTCCAGACTGCCATCACGCTGGACCGTGCCCAGGCGCAGTACGACGTTGCGAAGCAGGATATCGCCAGCGCCCGCGAGCGCATCACCTATCTCACAGCGGAACTCTCTTCGGCACAGAATGGAGTCTTCATCGGGGACTCGTACAACGATGCGCCGTTCTCGATCCAGCGGATCCGGGAGTTCGATCTCCGACTGGCCGAACTCAAGGCGGAGGCCGACAATGTCGGCAGCCGCCTGAAGGTGGTCTCTGAGCAGATCGCAGCCGAGCGGGTTCGGGTCAACCGCCTGACCTCGGCGGAACTCTCTGTCCAGAACCCCGGCATCGTCTGGAACTTCCTCGTCAGCAGCGGAGAGCACGTCAACCAGGGGCAGGATCTCGTTCGGTTCGTGGATTGCTCGGCCGTGATGGTCACGGCCAGCGTGAGCGAGCGGGTTTATTCCAGTCTCCGGATCGGCATGCCGGCGCAGTTCCGGCTGATCGGGGACGACCGGGTCATGCAGGGAACCATCACACGCCTCGGCGGGTCCGGTGCGGCCGGCCTCTACAGCACCCTCGCCATCGGCCCGAGCCCCGAGCATTTGACCCGCTTCGACGTTGCCTTGAGCATTCCTGAACTCGCGGGTGATCCGGATCTGTCCTGCGCCGTCGGACGCACAGGCCGCGTGGTCTTCATGGGCGGGCCGCTTGCGGACATCAGGCAGAGGCTCGCGGATTTCGGACTGTAG
- a CDS encoding autotransporter-associated beta strand repeat-containing protein — MTSYVYRGGNGGHGGNSDGYQAGGGGGGDGGVGLFFDAYGGSATIAGAGQILGGNGGDGAYAYWRGVGAMGGNGGHGIQGNGLTIVNKGTIQGGMAGAGGAGSARRGGTTGPDGLAGAGIFGSELSITNSGIISGGLNADSYGRANAITFTGGANRLELQAGSVITGNVVVQSGTGTLALSGTADGTFDASALGATPQYQGFTSLEKTGSGTWTVTGASSFSGQTTIGAGQVAVNGSLVNSDVRVTGGSPGRTGAVGGIVVENGGILAPARQPSAGSMRRAMSCSTPARSIR; from the coding sequence GTGACCAGCTACGTCTATCGGGGCGGGAACGGCGGTCATGGCGGCAACAGTGACGGATACCAGGCCGGCGGAGGCGGAGGCGGAGATGGCGGGGTGGGGCTGTTCTTCGATGCGTATGGCGGCTCTGCGACGATTGCTGGTGCCGGTCAGATCCTTGGCGGCAACGGCGGCGACGGTGCTTATGCGTATTGGCGAGGCGTCGGTGCGATGGGGGGCAACGGGGGGCACGGAATCCAAGGCAACGGCCTCACCATCGTCAACAAAGGCACGATCCAAGGTGGCATGGCGGGTGCCGGAGGAGCCGGCTCCGCACGTCGGGGCGGCACGACGGGCCCCGACGGTCTCGCCGGCGCGGGGATTTTCGGGTCCGAGCTTTCCATCACGAATTCCGGCATCATCAGTGGAGGCTTGAACGCTGACAGTTACGGGCGCGCCAACGCCATCACATTCACAGGCGGCGCGAACCGTCTTGAGCTTCAGGCAGGATCCGTCATCACCGGCAACGTCGTCGTACAGAGTGGTACAGGAACCCTGGCCTTGAGCGGAACGGCCGACGGCACCTTCGATGCGTCGGCTCTGGGAGCCACGCCCCAGTACCAGGGCTTCACCTCTCTCGAGAAAACAGGCTCAGGCACCTGGACGGTCACAGGGGCCAGTTCGTTCTCGGGTCAAACCACCATAGGAGCCGGCCAGGTGGCTGTGAACGGCTCGCTCGTCAATTCGGATGTGCGGGTGACAGGCGGCTCGCCCGGCCGAACCGGAGCCGTAGGAGGCATCGTGGTCGAGAATGGCGGCATCCTTGCACCGGCTCGACAGCCATCGGCCGGCTCGATGCGTCGCGCAATGTCGTGTTCAACCCCGGCTCGATCTATCAGGTGA